atgtaatatggtttttttttgtttcaacaGATTAATATGGAAAGAGATTTATGACAGGACTAATTTCTGGAGTCCACCGCTCTGCAGGAGTAGACTGACTTTCTTCCAGCTCTGCCGCTTGGATCGTCACAGGCCGAGGAAAGTCTGACAGCAGAGGACCGGCAGAGCCAGAGTGTGAGATAAACAGGCCTCGGTCTTTCTGTTTTTAACTCACTCACTGCTGGTTATTGGCCCACAGCAGCAGATCTTCCCATAATGACTTCATCAGAGGAGCCAGTCTCCAACCAAAAGGTGAAACATGTGGATTCTCGCTCTTCCTCCTGAATCAAATGTTGGTGTTGGGCATAGACACGAGTCGAGCAGGATGATGAGCTGAGCTGTTGTCGTGCGTCATTCGGCCTCAAAGTCTGGCAGGTGGAAAATAATCACTCCCACATTGTAGCTGCTGCTCCATGCCCTCAGAGCTCTAAACAAAAACCAGGGCAGTGCATGATGTGGTTCAATGTTTTCGCTGGGATTAATGCATGGATGGCAGCTCAGACAAAAAATGCAGTTCCTCTGTTGCTGTACGCTCACTACCTGAACAAAAGTAACTCACTCTGTTCATCCGTACAACCCAGACAAAAGCtggtttaaataaatatgaatataataattatttgattGTCTGCAAGGTCAGATCTGTGTTTCATTAATCAGTTCATGGTCCGTGTAGCTCTTATCAGCAACATTTCTATTATGAAAAATGAAGAATTGAGAATTTAATTCATTTCAATTGATTTTATTTGCTTCTTGCCGCTGctgaggaggttgtgttttcctcAGAGTATAATTGTCTTCTTAACACTTGGTGGTAGGTTTGAGGATTGGAAGAACTCACCAACTTTGGCCtggatatttatttttcctggcTCCTAATCCATGAAGGAAATGGGGCttatttaagggactgatataaaagagtttgtgcaatttagtGCGGCTTGATTTGATTTAAGGACAATGTTGGGCTTCTGTTGAGTAATTTTCCGCAAGTAAATTTCACGAGTCAAAAGTCTCTTGTCCTTCTTGGTCTGAGtttcactgttgtgtgtgtgagagtctctCATGCTGCGCTGACCATGTAATCCCCTCACTGTGACTCTCACATGATGAAGAAATCTCACGGAACACAGCAGCCCGGGGCTGAACGTGGTTACTCCACCTCAGCTCACATGCTCCACTGTTGCCCCCCCCTTTCCGTCTGTGCTCCACATTAGCTTTAGTCATTCAGACCTGATAtaagcacagggaggatcatcacATCCCACTGGTCGACAACATGAGGAGATATTTGGATATAAGACAGATTCCTTTGCCGTGGTCGAGGAGGGACAATACGCAGAATGAGTCCAGTCCCCTCATACCAAAGGTAAGGGGCTGCATTTGAACTCTTGCTTTTTCACATTATGTTTCCTTCTGAATATCTGGCACCTCTTTGTTCTCAAAACTACGGCTTTTACCTGTATCCTTGTGTGTCCGTAGGCAGACTCGTCCAAAGAGGGTGCTCAGGAGCTCGGCTATGTCACCAATGAACAGGACCACGACAGCCCTGTATTCTCAAGGATCCAAACCTACTACAGATATTCATTGATGGACTATTTCCTAAAatacttcctgttcctgtgtaACCTGGTGTTTACGGCTCTGGGCCTTGTGGTTCTGGGCCTGGGGATGTGGGGCCTCATCACCAAAGAGTCATTCGCCCAGGAGTCGATCGGCAGCATCGGCACCGACCCCATGCTGATACTTGTGACTCTGGGCTTCGTGCTGACTGTGCTCTGCCTGTCCGGCTGTGTGGGCGCCCTGAGAGAGAACTGCTGCTTACTGAAGCTGTTCTCCGTCGCCGTGCTGGTGCTTATCTCAGCCCAGATGCTGGCGGCCATTGTTGCCTACAGTCTCCAAGATCAGATCGGGAGCTACCTGCGGTCAGGAATGTTAACGGCCATGGCGCGCTATCAGGATGACCTGGACCTGAGGTTCATCACAGACGAGATTCAGTCCAATCTGCAGTGCTGTGGGGCAGATAACTACCGCGACTGGGAAGTCAACATGTGAGAAGTGTGACCAACCTGcatatacataaaaatatacACCATGACTTGTGTTCATGATGTAGAAATGCATTTATAAGCTATGTAATAGTCAGCATGTTatcccccccttcctcttccctcaGATATTATAACTGCTCAGCTCCAGGAGTGCTGGCCTGCGGTGTTCCTGCGACCTGCTGTGTGGACCCTCTGCAGAACGGCACAGTGTGGAACTCGCAGTGTGGCGTGGGAGCCCAGCTGCTCGATGAGTTCACCGCTCAAAGTGTGATCTTCCTGGGCGGATGTCTGGGGGGGATCTCCCGCTGGATCGAGCAGCACAACGGCCTGATAGGGACGGTCGCCGTCGTCGTACTCGGGGTCCAAATTCTGACTCTGTTTGTGACTACGCGACTGCTGGAAATCATCCAGAGGCAAAAAGTGTATATGTGATCTATTATGGACATCGAATGAGGGCTGACTGCTTTGTTTGCATTCtggctttgtttgtttgacacAACCACAAGCACTTTCTTTCAGCTTGCTTGTCAAGAAAGTTCACTGAACCTGTGCAGCTCCagaggaaaagacaaaacaattaGACATTTAGTTAACAAAAAATGTCGAGGTGCTAAATGCAGAATGCATTATTCGCCCAGCGAATATacttgttttaaaataacaacaaattcCATGAACACAAGCTCAGACACAAATCACACTTCGCTGCAGATAAAGAACAAGCAGCAAAGATAATAAATGGGTGGATGAGACCAACTCAGCATTTACCACTGAATCCATAGTATGTGCCTTACACCTTCATTGTGCTGGAAAACCGTCTCTTCTCTTGgacaagttgtgtttgtgtcccgACATCAAACCAGGATAAGAACCTGTCACCATCTCACTAAGGTTGACTTGAACATAACAGAAGCTTATTTTTAGCCTCATGAGCTGTTGAAGAAGTTATgatgtgatatttaaaaaattgcaGTCCTTTGATTTTGTGCCACAGGTTAAATGAAAAGATCAACACTTCCCTATCAGTACATTATTGTGAACACTGTAAAACCACAATTTGTCATTAGTATATACTGTGGATATTGTAcatattaaacaaacaaaacataacatgTTAATGAGCTTAACAAGATTCATCAGCTATTTGCTCTACTCTTCATTTAAAAGGGACGAATAAAGCCTTATAATGGAAACAGTGTAATACTTCCGACACAGTCGCATTGGTTTCATGCAAAACTgtttgaagaggaggaaaataaaggAGAACAAGAAAATttaattttacattattttttaaacaccaCAAAGCTTTACTCTAAATTTGATTAAAGACAATAAACACGATGCCGACAGTTGTGCAGAAACTTCGTCTTTAAAGCAAAGCTTCCAGTTACAGCTCCCACTGTAACCTCCATGGCATATAAGACACGTGCTTGAGTCTTAcgaaaaaaatacatgatgtttaaaacaacaaagagCAGCATCAACGCTATGCCGATACATAGTTTACATACTAGAATTCACACAAAGCCGATATTGATGATGACgtttaatatgaaaataatttCACAGTGAGGAGAGTCAGATGATCCCGGACTGAGCCAATTCATGTAGCTTCAGATGGCTGCAGGCTTCCCACGTGCAGATCACAGTGATGTCTAGAAGAGAGATGACAAGCAGTGAGGAACAAAAAGGAGATGTTGCCTTGTTTGAAGACAAATTCTCTAGAAGACGCACCCGATGACGGCCCCTCTTTGGAGGCCTGCTCTTTAACAGGCGACGGCTCCTTTGCCTCCAGGCTTCGCTTCAGCTTTGGTCACATCCAAATTCACATTTCTGCCGTAACAGCTAAAGTTGGACATTCAAGGTCAATTTTCATTGCATTGCATTCACTATTAACTTGAGACTGTGGTCCTTGAAAACCAACTATCATCAAATTCATCCCtatgattataaaataaatcttaaacacacatgcacaaacaatgGACACATTACTAATTAGACAAATTACTAATTAAAACACTCTGCTCCTTAATAATCAGATAACTGAGAGGACTTGCTGAATCTGCTTCTGCTCCCACAACCTAACAACacagttcaatcaggagagacttgatttTTCAATTTAACAAAGTTTATTTTGACAATGCACGGAGAATGTgaatatttatagtctttggcattttagacccccGTGTGATGTCATAaggattagaagggggtggagcagagcgTCGGACAGGAATACCCccggggtctagacactggtggtggttcatCAGTCAATCGTTTGTTTGGATGGCCCATCTATGAGCATTGTCCTATTGGACTTCctaagtgtgacatcctctgtccttaacccctcacaaactacaaaaaaatctTCTTGAAGggaaaacgtagaaacctcaggaagagccacatgcgagggatccctcttcaAGGACGGAGtagaagtgcaatggatgccacgaGTAACGAGTATGATGTCAGGCAATCAGCTGCCACCATAGCCCGCGATCCATTGTCATCGGGATCCGGAAGAGGTGATGAATGTTCTTCTcaggactggaggagattggTGTGGAGGAGGGGTTGTGCGAGTCACTGCATtggctgaggaagagaagagaagggatttttaaagtttgacagctgctgtaTGACTGGCTGAAGGAACCCGCGCAGACCTGATTGGATGTTTGGGAATGCCCACGATCAGCTGACCAGTTTGGAACTTTCGCTAAGCTCCAGTATACAATCAGATACTTTTGTGTAAATAATTTAACTACACGTAAACTATCGATTTTGGTCAGCAATATgctacattttgttttaaaggaTTTATTGCATACACAGAGCAAACACTGTATTTGGTGCACCTTAACAAATGTGTAATTGCACTTGGATGCAAaaaatatcataataataactataacaATAATATTGAGCTTGACATGCATGAAGGCAAGGTGATTTagccttttttaaatacagtcaTATTACAAACGTCCCAGAGTACCAAGTGACCTATCCCAAAATTCTTCATGTCTCCTCTGAGTATGATATCTCCATTATTTATTCTGGTGTCACTGTGACAACCCTCAGAGGACAAACATTTTTAGGATCACACAAAGGTAACATATGTTGATCCAATGTGTAGAACAGATATCGGAATAAATCGCAGAAGTCAGAAATAGCTCAAATAAATCCCATATTACCTACCTACATATTATTACTGATATCACTAAGTTTGAAGcagtcaaaataaaaacaaagtctgAGTCATCTACACTGCCCCCGCGTGGTGGTACGCGGAAGTAGCAGCAGTTTATAAATCCAATCAGAGTTTCCTTCACGGTAAAGATCGTCTATTGACAGTGCATCACTCTGAGACCGAATTAGTTCACCTTCCAGGAACCTGTAGTGATTtatctcatttttttttttatatatatattgtattcaacacaa
Above is a genomic segment from Pleuronectes platessa chromosome 16, fPlePla1.1, whole genome shotgun sequence containing:
- the LOC128459296 gene encoding tetraspanin-10 produces the protein MRRYLDIRQIPLPWSRRDNTQNESSPLIPKADSSKEGAQELGYVTNEQDHDSPVFSRIQTYYRYSLMDYFLKYFLFLCNLVFTALGLVVLGLGMWGLITKESFAQESIGSIGTDPMLILVTLGFVLTVLCLSGCVGALRENCCLLKLFSVAVLVLISAQMLAAIVAYSLQDQIGSYLRSGMLTAMARYQDDLDLRFITDEIQSNLQCCGADNYRDWEVNIYYNCSAPGVLACGVPATCCVDPLQNGTVWNSQCGVGAQLLDEFTAQSVIFLGGCLGGISRWIEQHNGLIGTVAVVVLGVQILTLFVTTRLLEIIQRQKVYM